The following is a genomic window from Sedimenticola thiotaurini.
AATCCTGTTCCGCCGAATCACTGTCGCCCAGTACCCCGGGGATCAACCTGATCACCGCATCCATCACTACCAGGGCCGGCAGCTCACCACCACTCAGCACATAGTCGCCGATAGACCACTCTTCATCCACATAGCGGTTGATCAGCCGCTCATCGATCCCTTCGTAGCGCCCGGCGATCAGGATCATACCGCTCCGTCCGGCCATCCGGGTCGCTGCAGCCTGGTCAAACCGGCGCCCCTGCGGGGACAGGTAGACCACTGTCGACTCCGGCGCAACTTCTCTGGCCTGTTCAATGGCGTCCCGCAGCGGCTCGATCTTCATCACCATACCGGGACCGCCGCCATAGGGCCGGTCATCCACTGTACTATGCACATCGTGGGTGTAATCCCGAGGATTCCATAACCCCAGGCTGACCTGACCGCGATCCACCGCACGTCCGGTTACCCCTGCGCCAATCATGGCCCTGAACATCTCAGGGAACAGGGTCACCACGTCAAAGCGCATGGTCGCCTCAAAAATCCGGATCCCAATCGACGGTGATCAGGTCACCCTCCAGATCAACCTCTTTGATGACCTGTTCGACGAATGGGAGCAAGCGCTCTTTTTCGCCCTTAACCACCATGACATCATTGGCACCGGTCTCAAACAGGTGATCCACCCGTCCCAGTTCAACACCTTCCAGGTTAATGACCCGCTTCCCTTCCAGGTCACACCAGTAGTACTCATCAGCCGGGATCTCCGGCAAACTACCCCGCGGTACCGCAATCTCGGCGCCGTTCAGCAAGGCTGCCTGATCCCGGTCGGAAATACCTTCCAACGCGGCAATAATCCCTTTCCCGTGGATTTTTCCCTGTACCAGCTTATACGTCTGCCACTGCCCTGCCTGAAACAGATGCCAGGTAGGATAGTGGAGAATGTTCTCTTTCGGCGCGGTGTGTGAATAGACCTTCACCCATCCACGCACACCAAACAGACCGGAAACCCGTCCCAGGATAGTCCAGTCAACCCGTTCCGGTTCCGCCGGGCGGCTCATTGCGACACCCGGCCAAGGAACTGTTCAGCCTCTGGATACATCCACGGGCTCCGCAACCAAATCAGGCTGCGGCCTTGGCTGCTTCCTTAACCAGTTGGGCAACGCGATCAGTCGGCTGCGCACCCTTGGATACCCAATGGCTGACCCGCGCCTGATCCAAACGCAGACGCTCCTCACCACCGGTTGCTATCGGATTAAAAAAACCGAGTCGCTCGATGTACTTACCATCGCGGGGATTTCTGCTATCGGTCACTACGATGTGATAGAACGGCCGCTTTTTTGCGCCGGTCCGTGCAAGACGAATTGTTACCATGTCCAACCCTTAAAATTAAAAATCTGCCACGCACCACCGGCCAACCAAACTGGCCGGAGTGAAACGGGGCATTCTACCCGTTTCGGGCAAAAAGTGAAGTGTTTTTATCCGCCAAAACGTTATTGGCGCTGTAACTCTTTCAGCGCTGTATAAAATCCATCCACCGACTCCGGACCGGGCGCATTTCCCGCCCGACTGGATTTCCTCCTCTTGGCCAGGCAACTGGACCAATATCGGCAATGGAGGAGATGACGGGCTAGAAGGGCAAGCCACCTCCGGGAGGCATGCCACCCGGCGGCATACCCCCACCGGGCCCCAGTTTGGACTTCAGACCCCGCATCATCTTGGCCATGCCCTTACCCTTCATCTTCTTCATCATCTTCTGCATCTGGGCATACTGCTTGAGCATTTTATTCACCTCCTGCACCTGGGTCCCGGAGCCGAGGGCTATCCGGCGTTTGCGCGACCCCTTGATCAGGTTCGGGAAGCGTCGCTCCTGGGGTGTCATGGAGTTGATAATGGCGATCGACCGGACTATCTCCTTGTCATTCACCTGGTTCTTAACATGGTCCGGGATATTGCCCATTCCGGGGAGTTTGTCCATCAATGAATTGAGCCCGCCCATGTTGGACATCTGCTCCATCTGGTCACGGAAGTCCTCCAGATCGAAGCCCTGTCCCTTGTGCAGCTTGTTGGCCAGTTTTTCCGCCTTGGCCTGGTCCACCTTGCCCTGAACCTCTTCCACCAGGGAGAGCACATCCCCCATACCGAGGATCCGGGAGGCCATCCGGTCCGGGTAAAAGGGCTCCAGCGCGGTGGTTTTCTCACCAACGCCGAGGAATTTGATCGGCTTGCCGGTGATCTGACGGATGGAGAGCGCCGCACCACCCCGGGCATCACCATCGGTCTTGGTCAGAATCACACCAGTCAGCGGTAGCGCATCATCAAACGCCTTGGCGGTATTGGCGGCGTCCTGACCGGTCATGCTGTCAACCACAAACAGGGTTTCGACAGGCTTGATACCGGCATGCAGTTCCCGGATCTCATCCATCAGCGCCTCATCCACGTGGAGTCGGCCTGCGGTATCGACGATCAGCACATCGACGAACTGTTTACGCGCCTGGTCCAGCGCCGCCTTGGCAATCGCGAGGGGTTTCTGCAGGGTGGTGCTGGGGAAAAATTCCGCTTCCACTTCGCCAGCCAGGGTCTTGAGCTGGTCAATGGCAGCAGGTCGGTAGATATCACAAC
Proteins encoded in this region:
- the rpsP gene encoding 30S ribosomal protein S16 produces the protein MVTIRLARTGAKKRPFYHIVVTDSRNPRDGKYIERLGFFNPIATGGEERLRLDQARVSHWVSKGAQPTDRVAQLVKEAAKAAA
- the rimM gene encoding ribosome maturation factor RimM (Essential for efficient processing of 16S rRNA), with protein sequence MSRPAEPERVDWTILGRVSGLFGVRGWVKVYSHTAPKENILHYPTWHLFQAGQWQTYKLVQGKIHGKGIIAALEGISDRDQAALLNGAEIAVPRGSLPEIPADEYYWCDLEGKRVINLEGVELGRVDHLFETGANDVMVVKGEKERLLPFVEQVIKEVDLEGDLITVDWDPDF
- the ffh gene encoding signal recognition particle protein, with the protein product MFDNLTERLGGVLNKLRGQGRLTEDNIKETMREIRMALLEADVALPVVREFVEQVKEKALGEEVMKSLTPGQVLIKIVNDELVRVMGDANEQLNLAAQPPAVILMAGLQGSGKTTSVAKLARWLKQSQKKSVMVVSCDIYRPAAIDQLKTLAGEVEAEFFPSTTLQKPLAIAKAALDQARKQFVDVLIVDTAGRLHVDEALMDEIRELHAGIKPVETLFVVDSMTGQDAANTAKAFDDALPLTGVILTKTDGDARGGAALSIRQITGKPIKFLGVGEKTTALEPFYPDRMASRILGMGDVLSLVEEVQGKVDQAKAEKLANKLHKGQGFDLEDFRDQMEQMSNMGGLNSLMDKLPGMGNIPDHVKNQVNDKEIVRSIAIINSMTPQERRFPNLIKGSRKRRIALGSGTQVQEVNKMLKQYAQMQKMMKKMKGKGMAKMMRGLKSKLGPGGGMPPGGMPPGGGLPF
- the trmD gene encoding tRNA (guanosine(37)-N1)-methyltransferase TrmD, translated to MRFDVVTLFPEMFRAMIGAGVTGRAVDRGQVSLGLWNPRDYTHDVHSTVDDRPYGGGPGMVMKIEPLRDAIEQAREVAPESTVVYLSPQGRRFDQAAATRMAGRSGMILIAGRYEGIDERLINRYVDEEWSIGDYVLSGGELPALVVMDAVIRLIPGVLGDSDSAEQDSFTDGLLDYPHYTRPEVFEGDSVPPVLVGGNHELIRRWRLQQSLGRTWLRRPDLLEGRVLTQEEEFLLNEFIQAHTSAD